A genomic window from Polaribacter gangjinensis includes:
- a CDS encoding collagen-binding domain-containing protein, with protein MKNIEKNIMDKKRIKITALIASFFIYAGIFSQSPTSPALGFNVFVENNATLNTNESEGSIAIGGDLILRGNYRVSIHDCGEYTVGGLKIGLLVDGKIDFGASSNGQLYVNSNYYAKIGDGTGSKVWYTDQNNATSPIRITQTNNYNSSTRVMLQANATTLGNVSASNNPVIESNLIDFSAAFQAMRSSSSNIAQNVNNAQLTNPNGQTIPNTNLPNQVKINLQNGINYLNVTGADLNNVSVFTYNNQPSATKILVINVDASGTFNWNVWNQAGVGIQNAPYILYNFYNTTQLNINGNSTIEGTVFAPFADINKTVNQSNIEGQIIGKSIVHSGGEMHCAKFDTTIPPFTPDCGIEKTNGGGFSTKVTSVVNNGGSYTIEILVSHDGCGGPSCKELSHFSVKAAPGSYSNVSWAKVTGGNISGNIALSLGNNDPFDGFKLDNVSGIGDGQAGSFKMTYTLTSLQQQDFLAKAGNNYTQIASFSIADFQTIMNCQGPSCDTANNTTSNISISENETKTLIGNPAGGTWSIVSGGGTINGNIYTPADVNNNTDVTIRYTIAADGSCPATTSDVTFTVTPICTTASNTTTADAIIENETKTLIGSPAGGTWSIVSGGGTISGNTYTPADINNNTDVTIRYTIAADGSCPATTSDVTFTVTPVCENIAENTTSTASITEGETKELTSNTESAPSSTIEVNVDGFTLGQNPQPARVLQSGEVLRITGDGYYNGTITVRSGAHLVVCGSVTIYGSLAIDNGGHYWKTSSSGITGSFANNGTTHEGSTSCQSGTWSIVTGGGTINGNTYTPADVNTNTDVTIRYTIAADGSCPATTSDVTFTVTPICTTASNTTSADAIVENETKTLIGSPAGGTWSIVSGGGTINGNIYTPANITSNRNVKIRYTIAADGSCPATTSDVTFTVTPVCNVPTNTVPGNQTTTENIDRFSLNGVRVSDPLGNPLTVRVTVTNGTLSVIVRISGGRNLPTQNGPGDITITGSANEINGYLSTLSYTPNPNFSGTDTFTITSYANCNSAATDVDSFDIIVSPNCIIANNTTTTDSIDENQTKTLTATPAGGTWSIVTGGGTINGNIYTPADINSNTDVTIRYTIAADGSCPATTSDVTFTVTPVCTTASNTTSADAIVENETKTLIGSPAGGTWTIVSGGGTISGNTYTPTDVNTNTDVTIRYTIAADGSCPATTSDVTFTVTPIVNIPEVSQDFESGDRNIESANCWVFGGFSITSTDKINGNFSARSGAINSTKGSFFLKSPWVEFTNGDITFDIKLNNNDDQEYYVEISIYSFDPTHINGEGTLISSYTHTLQTPHSNVETVSYSVPSNIANDGNPYRIYLNVYNQNGNRNRRAIIDDWSIPGTNVSVPSNNCLPTNCVFATNNTTTSSIDENQTKSLTATPAGGTWSIVSGGGTINGNIYTPADINSNTDVTIRYTIATVGNCPATTSDVTFSVTPVCATATNSTSTVSINEYETKTLTASPAGGTWSIISGGGTIDGNIYTPANINTNTDVTIRYTIAADGSCGETTADVTFTVTPIISQPNETFFPLEPALCFNICVEKDLIVSDASVVGAVAVGGDLTINGDYSISTIECGCFEVENLKIGLIVNGRVKYPLDGTRNSGVVRIENANQYVKIGDDNNESISWFKDPQNAPAPIRITPSRTYDVNSYIQLTGTSPSLGVDANNNPIFEENLVDFGSMFQQLRTNSLSLSQNPHNSTLKDNNNNLISNVGLPASVQISFNDGVNYLNISGADLNAVQNFTAQNSTSTDRLLVINVDAPGDFDWNIWSQNGFAPQDATNIIYNFYNTTTLTILGTNSIFGTILAPNADIIRPAINQPKSGVSSKSNSANQGTILGQIVGKSLTQNSGTVDCSKFETSVSSLKSGTGTAPIAEFTVDNTTNCLEGNEFNFTNTSNTNGVLQPNDPITYLWNFGDGTTSTLMNPTKTYAGYGTFTVTLTATNTFGSNSTSTQVVVLQPINHPTVTQSVTNTGNGSITREFTITNATYFDSFEWSLDGGVTMVQQNQNPAVFTFDTAGTYTVSVFGTKDGCSRALDISVSVASAEVTTGNAGGVESESLGDAISKIYVNRKKNSIPTEFVKSEENLYNKAKLKQAQPYQGKGQTMLDMFPTQLVAGNIANVTSPTDILDYTIADEVLSVDFSVDGKTKGVVLGIKTSDKVYNHTKASCDRLRGAEILTVQSVQLEGYNFLMQAIKQRSGVVEHAISFAVAKNNNDDNYSIQTNWYVNHYTKFNDMYNFQVWATNPEDTQKLVKDILANLQSFIPVTQNEKHRMPRTYAAKVSRVANHLVLKLRSDKGTIGGEIEMEEKYSETAGNIKQRYNPINAKTEQTVLIDIKDAYEYDGLIKVNGQIEDAFYHADGNWGLDFDSKYTKIERHQITNNFDRIYNEDELAINRNVEIKATSDYDYLTIYKSLLPGTLSDDYTQYKYLAFTAKGSGLIELGLIKASIEDWKQQYRVMVDLSKEEQTYYVPFDIYTSTGTQDKIVADDLTTLTFTFLPVEAQTKDLDLTISNVKFVKMAGSDGITVEKQEVFENELMAYPNPSKGNVNLMLFSKTDTNATITLTDVTGKTIHKSTTDLTIGKNELEFNFNVKAGIYLLKVSSSEATYGTTKIIFR; from the coding sequence ATGAAAAATATAGAAAAAAATATTATGGACAAAAAACGAATAAAAATAACTGCACTAATTGCAAGCTTTTTTATTTATGCTGGAATTTTTTCACAAAGCCCTACAAGTCCTGCATTAGGATTTAATGTTTTTGTAGAAAATAATGCAACTTTAAATACCAATGAATCTGAAGGATCAATTGCTATTGGTGGAGATTTAATTTTAAGAGGAAATTATAGAGTTTCTATCCATGATTGCGGAGAATATACAGTTGGAGGATTAAAAATAGGCCTTTTAGTGGATGGAAAAATTGATTTTGGAGCAAGTTCAAACGGTCAACTATATGTAAATAGCAACTATTACGCTAAAATAGGTGATGGAACAGGATCGAAAGTATGGTATACTGACCAAAACAATGCTACTTCGCCAATTCGTATCACACAAACTAATAATTATAACTCGTCAACACGAGTTATGCTACAAGCAAACGCTACAACTTTAGGAAATGTTAGTGCTTCTAATAATCCTGTAATTGAAAGTAATTTGATTGATTTTTCAGCTGCTTTTCAAGCAATGAGATCTTCATCATCAAATATTGCACAAAATGTAAATAATGCACAATTAACAAATCCAAATGGTCAAACTATTCCAAATACAAATCTTCCAAATCAAGTAAAAATAAATTTACAAAATGGTATCAATTATTTGAATGTAACTGGAGCTGATTTAAATAACGTTAGTGTTTTTACATATAACAATCAACCTAGTGCTACAAAAATTTTAGTGATAAATGTTGATGCATCCGGTACTTTTAATTGGAATGTTTGGAATCAAGCAGGTGTAGGAATTCAGAATGCACCATATATATTGTATAACTTTTACAATACAACTCAATTAAATATCAATGGAAACTCAACCATAGAAGGAACTGTTTTTGCGCCTTTTGCTGATATCAACAAAACGGTAAACCAATCAAACATTGAAGGACAAATAATTGGAAAGTCGATTGTTCATTCTGGTGGTGAAATGCATTGTGCTAAATTTGATACAACTATTCCTCCTTTTACTCCTGATTGTGGTATTGAAAAAACAAATGGTGGAGGATTTTCTACAAAAGTAACCTCTGTAGTTAATAATGGTGGAAGTTACACTATCGAAATTTTAGTTTCTCATGATGGCTGTGGAGGACCAAGTTGTAAAGAATTGAGTCATTTTTCTGTGAAAGCAGCACCAGGTTCTTATTCAAATGTATCTTGGGCTAAAGTTACGGGCGGAAATATTTCTGGTAATATTGCTTTGTCATTGGGTAATAACGATCCTTTTGACGGATTTAAATTAGACAATGTAAGTGGAATTGGTGATGGACAAGCAGGTTCATTTAAAATGACATATACTTTAACTTCATTACAACAACAAGACTTTTTGGCAAAAGCTGGAAATAACTACACCCAAATAGCTTCATTTAGTATTGCTGATTTCCAAACAATTATGAATTGTCAAGGACCATCATGTGATACCGCAAACAATACAACATCCAATATTTCAATTTCAGAAAACGAAACCAAAACATTAATTGGAAATCCAGCTGGTGGAACTTGGTCAATTGTTTCTGGAGGTGGAACTATCAATGGTAATATTTATACTCCTGCTGATGTTAATAACAATACTGATGTAACAATCAGATATACCATAGCTGCTGATGGAAGTTGCCCAGCAACTACAAGCGATGTTACTTTTACAGTAACTCCTATTTGTACAACTGCAAGTAATACAACAACTGCAGATGCAATTATAGAAAACGAAACCAAAACATTAATTGGAAGTCCTGCTGGTGGAACATGGTCTATTGTTTCTGGAGGTGGAACTATTAGTGGTAATACCTATACTCCTGCTGACATCAATAATAATACTGATGTGACAATCAGATATACCATAGCTGCTGATGGAAGTTGCCCTGCAACTACAAGTGATGTTACTTTTACAGTGACTCCTGTTTGTGAGAATATTGCAGAAAATACGACTTCAACAGCTTCTATAACTGAAGGAGAAACAAAAGAACTAACTTCAAATACTGAATCAGCACCATCATCAACTATAGAGGTAAATGTTGATGGTTTTACATTGGGACAAAATCCACAACCTGCAAGAGTATTGCAATCTGGTGAAGTATTGCGTATTACTGGAGATGGGTATTATAATGGTACGATTACTGTTAGAAGTGGTGCACATTTAGTAGTATGTGGATCAGTAACTATTTACGGATCTTTGGCAATAGATAATGGAGGCCATTATTGGAAAACAAGCTCTTCAGGTATTACTGGTTCTTTTGCAAATAATGGCACAACTCATGAAGGATCAACTAGTTGTCAAAGCGGTACATGGTCAATTGTTACTGGAGGTGGAACTATCAATGGTAATACCTATACTCCTGCTGATGTTAATACCAATACTGATGTAACAATCAGATATACCATTGCTGCTGATGGAAGTTGCCCAGCAACAACAAGTGATGTGACTTTTACTGTAACTCCTATTTGTACAACTGCAAGTAATACAACATCCGCAGATGCAATTGTAGAAAACGAAACCAAAACATTAATTGGAAGTCCTGCTGGAGGAACATGGTCAATTGTTTCTGGTGGCGGAACTATCAATGGAAATATTTACACACCTGCAAATATTACATCAAACAGAAATGTAAAAATTAGATACACAATCGCTGCAGATGGAAGTTGCCCTGCAACTACAAGTGATGTTACTTTTACAGTGACTCCTGTTTGTAATGTTCCTACAAATACAGTTCCTGGAAATCAGACCACTACCGAAAATATTGACAGATTTAGTCTTAATGGAGTTCGAGTTTCAGATCCTCTTGGAAATCCATTAACAGTAAGAGTTACAGTAACAAATGGAACCTTGAGTGTTATTGTTAGAATTAGTGGAGGAAGAAATTTACCAACTCAAAATGGTCCTGGGGATATAACTATTACTGGCTCTGCAAACGAAATTAATGGGTATTTAAGTACTTTATCTTATACACCTAATCCAAATTTTTCAGGTACAGACACATTTACAATTACATCTTATGCAAATTGTAATTCTGCTGCCACTGATGTTGATTCATTTGATATTATTGTTTCACCAAATTGTATTATTGCTAACAATACAACTACTACTGATTCTATTGACGAAAACCAAACTAAAACACTAACAGCAACTCCTGCTGGAGGAACTTGGTCAATCGTTACAGGTGGAGGAACTATTAATGGAAATATTTATACTCCAGCTGATATTAATAGCAATACTGATGTAACAATTAGATATACCATTGCTGCTGATGGAAGTTGCCCAGCAACTACAAGTGATGTTACTTTTACAGTAACTCCTGTTTGTACAACTGCAAGTAATACAACATCTGCAGATGCAATTGTAGAAAACGAAACCAAAACATTAATTGGAAGTCCTGCTGGAGGAACTTGGACTATTGTTTCTGGAGGTGGAACAATCAGTGGTAATACCTATACTCCTACTGATGTTAATACCAATACTGATGTAACAATCAGATATACCATTGCTGCTGATGGAAGTTGCCCTGCAACTACAAGTGATGTTACTTTTACAGTGACTCCAATAGTTAATATTCCTGAGGTTTCGCAAGACTTTGAGTCAGGAGATCGCAATATTGAAAGTGCAAATTGTTGGGTATTTGGAGGTTTTTCAATAACAAGTACTGATAAAATTAATGGGAATTTTTCTGCACGTTCTGGTGCAATCAATTCAACAAAAGGTTCATTCTTTTTAAAATCACCTTGGGTAGAATTTACAAATGGAGATATTACTTTTGATATCAAACTAAATAATAATGATGATCAAGAATATTATGTAGAAATTTCAATATATTCTTTTGACCCAACTCATATTAATGGAGAAGGAACTTTAATCTCAAGTTATACGCATACACTGCAAACTCCTCATTCAAACGTTGAAACAGTAAGTTATTCAGTACCATCTAATATTGCAAATGATGGTAATCCATATCGTATTTATTTAAACGTTTATAACCAAAATGGTAACCGCAATAGAAGAGCAATTATTGATGATTGGTCTATTCCTGGCACAAATGTTTCTGTTCCAAGCAATAATTGTTTACCTACAAACTGTGTATTTGCTACAAACAATACAACAACCAGTTCTATTGACGAAAACCAGACTAAATCCTTAACAGCAACTCCTGCTGGTGGAACATGGTCAATTGTCTCTGGTGGCGGAACTATCAATGGAAATATCTATACTCCTGCTGACATCAATAGTAATACTGATGTAACAATCAGATATACAATTGCTACTGTTGGAAATTGCCCAGCAACTACAAGTGATGTTACTTTTTCAGTAACTCCTGTTTGTGCAACTGCAACAAATTCAACTTCAACAGTTTCTATAAATGAATATGAAACAAAAACATTAACTGCTTCTCCTGCTGGTGGAACTTGGTCTATCATTTCTGGTGGAGGAACTATTGATGGAAATATCTATACCCCAGCAAATATCAATACCAATACAGATGTAACCATCAGATATACCATTGCTGCTGATGGAAGTTGTGGAGAAACAACTGCGGATGTTACTTTTACAGTAACACCAATCATCTCTCAACCAAATGAAACATTTTTCCCTTTAGAGCCTGCATTGTGTTTTAACATTTGTGTTGAAAAAGACTTAATTGTTTCTGATGCAAGTGTTGTAGGTGCTGTAGCAGTTGGTGGTGATTTAACTATTAATGGTGATTATAGTATATCAACAATTGAATGTGGTTGTTTTGAGGTTGAAAATTTAAAAATCGGACTTATTGTAAATGGTAGAGTAAAATATCCTTTAGACGGAACTAGAAACTCGGGAGTTGTTCGCATTGAAAATGCCAATCAATATGTAAAAATTGGTGATGATAATAACGAATCAATCTCTTGGTTTAAAGACCCTCAAAATGCTCCTGCTCCAATCAGAATTACACCAAGCAGAACTTATGATGTAAATTCATACATTCAATTAACAGGAACTTCACCAAGTTTGGGCGTGGATGCAAATAACAATCCAATCTTTGAAGAGAATTTGGTTGACTTTGGTAGTATGTTTCAACAACTAAGAACAAATTCTTTAAGTTTATCTCAAAATCCTCACAATTCAACATTAAAAGATAACAATAACAATTTAATCAGTAATGTTGGATTACCTGCAAGTGTTCAAATTTCATTTAATGATGGTGTAAATTACCTAAACATTTCTGGTGCAGATTTAAATGCTGTTCAAAATTTTACTGCTCAAAACAGTACTTCAACTGATAGATTATTAGTTATAAATGTAGATGCACCTGGAGATTTTGATTGGAATATTTGGTCTCAAAATGGATTTGCTCCTCAAGATGCTACCAATATTATTTATAATTTTTACAACACAACTACTTTAACAATTTTAGGTACAAATTCAATTTTTGGAACAATCTTAGCTCCTAATGCTGATATCATTAGACCTGCTATTAATCAACCAAAATCTGGAGTTTCTAGCAAATCAAACTCAGCAAACCAAGGTACAATACTAGGGCAAATCGTAGGAAAATCATTAACCCAAAACTCTGGAACTGTTGATTGTTCTAAATTCGAGACTTCTGTTTCATCCTTAAAATCTGGAACAGGAACTGCTCCTATTGCTGAATTTACAGTAGACAACACCACAAATTGTTTAGAAGGAAATGAATTTAATTTTACAAATACTTCTAATACAAATGGCGTACTTCAACCTAATGATCCAATAACATACTTATGGAATTTTGGTGATGGAACAACAAGCACATTAATGAATCCTACCAAAACCTATGCGGGTTATGGAACATTTACAGTTACTCTTACAGCAACAAATACTTTTGGTTCCAATTCAACAAGTACTCAAGTTGTTGTTTTGCAACCTATCAATCACCCTACTGTAACGCAAAGTGTAACAAACACAGGCAATGGTTCAATCACAAGAGAATTCACCATCACCAATGCTACTTATTTTGACAGCTTTGAATGGTCTTTGGATGGTGGTGTAACTATGGTTCAGCAAAACCAAAATCCGGCCGTGTTCACTTTTGATACTGCTGGAACTTACACTGTTTCTGTTTTCGGAACTAAAGATGGTTGTTCTAGAGCTCTTGATATTTCGGTTTCTGTAGCTTCTGCCGAAGTTACCACTGGTAATGCGGGTGGTGTAGAATCTGAAAGTTTAGGTGATGCCATTTCTAAAATTTATGTAAATCGTAAGAAAAATAGCATTCCTACTGAGTTTGTAAAATCTGAAGAGAATCTTTACAACAAAGCAAAACTAAAACAAGCTCAACCTTATCAAGGTAAAGGTCAAACCATGTTAGACATGTTCCCAACTCAATTAGTTGCTGGAAACATTGCAAACGTTACCTCTCCTACCGATATTTTAGATTACACTATTGCTGATGAAGTACTCTCTGTGGATTTCTCTGTTGATGGAAAAACCAAAGGAGTTGTATTGGGTATCAAAACTTCTGATAAAGTCTATAACCACACCAAAGCTTCTTGTGATCGTTTGCGTGGTGCTGAAATCTTGACAGTTCAATCTGTTCAATTAGAAGGCTACAACTTCTTGATGCAAGCCATCAAACAACGAAGTGGTGTTGTAGAGCATGCTATTTCATTCGCTGTTGCTAAAAACAATAATGATGACAATTATAGCATTCAAACAAATTGGTATGTGAATCACTACACCAAGTTCAATGACATGTACAACTTCCAAGTGTGGGCTACAAATCCTGAGGATACTCAAAAATTAGTGAAAGATATTTTAGCAAACTTACAATCATTCATTCCTGTGACTCAAAACGAAAAACACAGAATGCCTAGAACCTATGCTGCAAAAGTATCGAGAGTGGCCAATCATTTAGTATTAAAATTGAGAAGTGACAAAGGTACAATTGGTGGTGAAATTGAAATGGAAGAAAAATATTCTGAAACTGCTGGAAACATAAAACAACGTTACAATCCTATCAATGCTAAAACTGAACAAACTGTGTTGATTGACATCAAAGATGCTTATGAATATGATGGTTTGATCAAAGTAAATGGTCAAATTGAAGATGCCTTCTATCATGCTGATGGTAACTGGGGATTGGATTTCGATTCAAAATACACCAAAATTGAGCGTCATCAAATCACCAATAATTTTGACAGAATTTACAACGAAGATGAATTAGCAATCAACAGAAATGTGGAAATCAAAGCGACTAGTGATTACGATTACTTAACCATCTACAAATCTTTATTGCCTGGAACATTATCTGATGATTATACTCAATACAAATACTTAGCATTTACTGCTAAAGGTAGTGGTTTGATTGAATTAGGTTTGATCAAAGCTTCTATCGAAGATTGGAAACAGCAATACAGAGTGATGGTTGATTTATCAAAAGAAGAGCAAACGTATTATGTGCCTTTTGATATTTACACATCAACTGGTACTCAAGATAAGATTGTGGCTGATGATTTAACAACATTAACCTTCACATTCTTGCCTGTAGAAGCTCAAACCAAAGATTTGGATTTGACAATTTCGAATGTGAAATTTGTGAAAATGGCTGGCTCTGATGGTATCACTGTTGAAAAACAAGAGGTTTTTGAAAACGAATTGATGGCGTATCCAAATCCATCAAAAGGGAATGTAAACCTTATGTTATTCAGTAAAACGGATACCAATGCTACCATTACTTTGACGGATGTTACTGGAAAAACAATTCACAAATCAACTACCGATTTAACTATTGGTAAAAATGAATTGGAATTCAACTTTAATGTAAAAGCAGGTATTTATTTACTTAAAGTGTCTAGTAGTGAAGCTACGTATGGTACTACCAAAATTATTTTTAGATAA
- a CDS encoding prohibitin family protein, giving the protein MANKPIEFNFPKGGIFTIVLLVVLLIVFSKSTVTIGPGEGGVVFERFGDGINTEKTYGEGFQIVAPWNRMIIRKVRQQSVSDEMNVLSINGLEVRVNGTIWYEPEYNNLGLLIKTKGEDYERELLDPAINAAARSVVGRYTPEQLYSSKRDVIEQEILDEVQIILKDQYLRVKRVLVKDVKLPTTIKNAIETKLKQEQESLEYEFRIAKAKKEAERQQIDAEGKAKANQILSASLTDKILQEKGIEATLKLAGSENSKVIVIGSGKDGLPIILGNQ; this is encoded by the coding sequence ATGGCAAATAAACCAATAGAATTTAATTTTCCTAAGGGCGGTATTTTTACAATTGTCCTTTTAGTTGTGTTATTGATTGTATTTTCAAAATCTACCGTAACCATTGGTCCTGGTGAAGGTGGAGTCGTATTTGAACGTTTTGGAGATGGTATTAATACTGAGAAAACCTATGGCGAAGGATTTCAAATTGTAGCTCCATGGAACAGAATGATTATAAGAAAAGTGCGTCAGCAATCAGTTTCTGATGAAATGAATGTACTCTCTATTAACGGATTAGAAGTACGAGTGAATGGTACAATTTGGTATGAACCTGAATACAATAATTTAGGATTACTAATTAAAACAAAAGGAGAGGATTATGAACGCGAATTGCTTGATCCTGCTATAAATGCAGCTGCAAGAAGTGTTGTTGGGCGTTATACACCTGAGCAATTGTATTCAAGTAAAAGAGATGTTATTGAACAAGAAATTTTAGATGAAGTTCAAATCATTTTAAAAGATCAGTATTTAAGGGTGAAAAGAGTTTTGGTGAAAGATGTAAAATTACCAACAACCATTAAAAATGCAATCGAAACAAAGTTAAAACAAGAGCAAGAATCTTTAGAATATGAATTTAGAATTGCTAAAGCCAAAAAAGAAGCAGAAAGACAACAAATTGATGCAGAAGGTAAAGCAAAAGCAAATCAAATTTTAAGTGCTTCTTTAACTGATAAAATTTTACAAGAAAAAGGAATTGAAGCTACTTTAAAATTAGCAGGTTCTGAGAATAGCAAGGTAATTGTTATTGGTTCAGGAAAAGATGGTTTGCCCATTATTCTAGGAAATCAATAA
- a CDS encoding cation diffusion facilitator family transporter, translating to MGHHHSHSHSHSHHSSSSENIGVAFLLNTFFTIIEFIGGFYTNSMAIMSDAVHDLGDSVSLGMAWYFQKIAKKKATKTYSYGFQRFSLLGALINSTVLFIGSILVIVKSIPRIITPEASDAKGMMWFAFLGIIINGAAVLKLRKGTSINERVVALHLFEDVLGWVAILVASIIMQFYEIPILDPILSILIAFYVLYNVFKNGKESFRILLQGAPLEISVDEIKVKLLENKHIKEVLDCHLWTMDGEYNVFSAQLIVENSVTLWEDVAVLKADIRTLLHDEFQIEHVTLEVDISEFYENIDCNSTL from the coding sequence ATGGGACATCATCACTCACACTCGCATTCGCATTCACATCATTCTTCATCCTCTGAAAATATAGGAGTTGCTTTTTTGCTGAATACATTTTTTACAATTATCGAATTTATTGGCGGATTTTATACCAATAGTATGGCAATCATGTCAGATGCTGTGCATGATTTAGGAGATAGCGTTAGTTTGGGAATGGCTTGGTATTTTCAAAAAATAGCGAAGAAAAAAGCTACAAAAACTTACTCTTACGGTTTTCAGCGATTTTCATTGTTAGGAGCATTGATCAATTCTACAGTTCTTTTTATTGGTTCTATTTTGGTGATTGTGAAATCCATCCCAAGAATTATTACTCCCGAAGCTTCGGATGCAAAAGGCATGATGTGGTTTGCTTTTTTAGGAATTATCATCAATGGTGCAGCTGTTTTAAAACTCAGAAAGGGAACTTCTATCAACGAAAGAGTAGTGGCATTGCATTTGTTTGAAGATGTGTTGGGTTGGGTTGCCATTTTGGTTGCAAGTATCATCATGCAGTTTTATGAAATCCCGATTTTAGATCCAATTTTATCAATTTTGATTGCGTTTTATGTGCTGTATAATGTATTTAAAAACGGCAAAGAAAGTTTTCGAATTTTATTACAAGGCGCTCCTTTAGAAATTTCAGTTGATGAAATCAAAGTAAAATTATTAGAAAATAAACATATTAAAGAAGTACTTGATTGTCATTTATGGACTATGGATGGAGAATACAATGTTTTTTCAGCCCAATTGATTGTGGAGAATTCTGTTACATTATGGGAAGATGTTGCAGTTTTAAAAGCAGATATTCGTACACTTTTGCATGATGAGTTTCAAATAGAACACGTAACATTAGAAGTAGACATCTCAGAATTTTATGAAAACATAGATTGTAATTCCACTTTATAA